TATAGTATCATTGGTGATTAAAGTGTACGCATCTCATCGCACCCATTGATTCTGTGATAGTTATTAATGTTGATACCTTGTGTCATGTTGTGTTGCAATTTTGACTCGTCGCTATGTCTTTATTTTCTGTTGTTGAGTTCAAAAATATCGAAAAAGGCGTATTGCACATCTGCACGATGACCAAGTCAAATTCTTTATGCCAGTGgtaattcaaatttcacataatatCAATTTGGAAACCACCTCGGTAGGTGACGCAAttcattgttgaaaatttcaatttgtattaAAAAAGAAGATACCCTGGAAAAGTCGCTAGTCTcgaccatttttaatttctccTAGTGAATGGATCACTTTAAAAATCAGTTCAGCATCAGATACGCATTATGATATTTGTGACGCTTCGTTATATTCTGCTTTGAATTCTATGATACTTTTATGCCAGTTTTATCATGTAGTTTGACTctatatttgaattatatatTTTGCCCAATGTGCCCTTTATGCCCATGAATCCCTTCTCTTTTACTTGTTTGTTCCCCCATATTGCACGCTCACAACTCTGATATGAACTGACTCTGTTCTACTGGCCTTGCCCAACACGACGCCATCAATGATTGACGGCCCGCCAACATCTGTGCCCACAATGCCATGTCCCCGGCCCTGTTCTGGAACACGACCCGACCACTGTGGCCCGTTCTGTTGTGTCCGAATCCCTGTTCCGCTACTTCCACACGTCCATCCAGTACAATGCAACAGTCACAGTGCCCGACTGCAGTGGGCCAGAGCGGTACGTCCCAGTGTGTAGATTCTCTTGcccatattttatatattatagaCTTCTAGTGTTATATCGGGATTCCCCGTAATTCTCAAATAAGGGTGGGGACATGTATACATATAAACCTAACACGGAAAGACGGACTGACACAAGAACATTTCCTAGAAGTGCcaagatttttctcaaaatagcATCCTTTATCTGGGGTTGGGACTGTAACACTCTGCCAAggggaaaattttatttttaaaatcttttcgtgtaatttgatttttattttatttctttcgtCAACTTTAGTGATTCTAAAGTGATGtgctgttttttggtttttgtgtAATGTTCCTATTCTCTTCTCTCTTCTTCTTtcctttttgtttctttttttttctctgttgcaTTATATtagctttcaagttttccaactcGATTTATCATGTTTAATCAAATAGTTCCGATGAAAGAGCAGTAATTGCTTGGATACGTTGAGTAGTAAAAAGCCAAACCTAATGTTGTAGATTTAGGGGAATTCTCACAAATTGAATTTTGCACACTAATTGTTTAATCAAATTGCTCCTATGTGATAGAATTCATACTACCTAATGTGAAAGTACAATCAACTGATTTAAGGGGGGAAAAGTTTACAGTGTGGCAAGTTttggtaaatttgaaaaattggtCGCACCATTGTCGCAGTACTAACGTTGGTCTATTTCATTTTCTATTCTGCATTATCTTGCTGTCTGCTGTGCGATGTGGACTCCCTGGCTTGGTGATTGCTCGGCAAAATCGACAGAATCCTGACTATTGCAGCCAAACAGGACACTGTTTTGGAATGCTTGCTTGACATCATCCCTGTACTTGAGGAGGTAAGTGCACTTTTTCTCCCCCTGTAGCTGGGCTGCAAAAAGTGACGGTTTTGACTCCAACTCCCACCCACCCGCCTACACCCTCAATCAATGCTGGCTTTAAAGCTGTTATCATTCTGGATGACAAGAAACTGGCAAGGTATTTACACAGGGGATACCACCATACCCATTCAAATCTCACCTACAGGCAGAGACTAGAAcacatcatttgcataattgactCTCATCAGTCACATGTAGCATGAGAAAGTCACCTTTTCTCTGAACAGAGAAATCAATCAGCCAGACTGTAAGAAGATGTAAAAATAATCAGAACAGTGCAATATTAATCATCCTTTcactacaaaaatattaaatcttTTGTTTCCATGTATATCGCATttacaaacatatttttctttgcatttaatCATACGCCATGTGTACTTCATACGTTGACAATTTCCTGGCAGTCTGATTGAACCTTGTTTTCTTCTCTTCCAGTACCAGAAATTTAAGGATTTGAATTTCGACTGTGAGCTGCGAATGCTAGTTCACCAGAGTCAAGCCGGTGCCATCATTGGAAGAGCTGGATTTAAAATCAAGGAACTCAGAGAGGTGAGGAGTAGTAGATAATTCAATTTTTGACCTTGTGCCACAATTGTACTTCTGTTCCTGCTGAAAGATTTGCCTGTGtaagtttgtgtttttgtgtgtctCTCTTTCCCTTTCTGTCTTGTTGTCTGTATGCGCacgcatgcacacacacacacagacacacttgTATTTAACTGCATATGTGTATCTCTAGAGTTGTATAGGTGTCATTGATCGCTCTGAATGTGTTGTGTGCcagtctttctgtctgtcctgCATATACAAGAATGTGAATCTCTTCAAGCCTTTATGACAGTAGTTCCTATATGTTTCAACTTTGAATGTATGGGATCGAGTGAAGATTTTATATGAAGTCTGTGCTCTTGCACATCCTTGTTTTGTTGTGCCTGttcctctgtgtgtgtgtgtgtgtgtgtgtgtgtgtgtgtgtgtgtgtgtgtgtgtgtgtgtgtgtgtttgtgtggatacatagataaatatgtAGGAATGTTTGTGTTTCAACGAGTACATGTCCCTAGCTTGTATCTTCATGTGTACCCGTACATCAAGTGTATCATTCTGCTGATCTCTTCGATGGTAAATTTGTATACTTGTGTTTGACCATTTGCATAGATGAAAGTAATTACATGTATGCAAACCTGAACATGATGTGAACATATGTCCCTGTGTTTAATTCCCACTTTAAAAAACTAGTATCCGTGTACAACACCGCTGAGGTGCGTGCATTTTATCAATGACGTTAAGCCAAGTGTTTCTCACTTGGGAGCGTATTACAAATAGCCAGGCATGTTTTATTCATTGTGGTCGTCAGTgtgatgtcattttaggtttgtGACCCAATCATTTCTGCCTAATCCCTGTGTCAGTGTTGATATTATTCAATCAAAGCTGGAAGTGGAGATCATATGGACTACTTTGTGATGCAGAAAATATCGCCTGACCTCCATCTGTTCGAGAGTGACCTTTGTGgatttctttgatgtggatcaTGTCAGTGAGTGTTAGTCATACGTGTGTATGTTTCGGTACAGGGAAACTGGACACCTCCCAGTCATATTACACGGCATGGCTTGGTTTGAACTTTCAAGAGAACTGTGTAATATAGTTCGctgatgtattttattttttgtgaaaacgttTATTCTTTTGCCATTTTCTGCTCGTTTTGGGACTCTTTTGATGAGAAAACCAATGTAAAAATTTGGATTTGAAAGCATCTGTATGGAGATTGGTGTTGTGATTGTTGGTTCATGCACGTACTCTCACTTCTATTCTGCAGAATTGTGGTCATTCATAGGGAAAGTTAGATGTTCAGTCCAGCATATGAACAAAGTCTGCTGTGATAACGGGTATAATCTCCTTGATATATAATGCaggaaataaatatgaaaattaattcTGTACTAGTCTTTGTGGCCACCCATCGTGCctggcaatattacaaattggtTAATTCGGTTCAGCATGCCGTCCCTTTCATCTTTATCTACcttttcatttatttgtgtAGTTTTCTCATTTAAACGTACTTGCGAATCATTTGTGGTGGTCTTCATTCTATCAGCGCGTGGAAAAGGTACACATTTTGATTACAGAATTATGTTTCATCACTCCCAGCGGCTCTGTTTATTTCTTCGTACTTCTTAGCATATAAATCTATGCTAACACGGATCCTCTTGATTTGCAAGGAGCCTGGCTTGGctcaaatttcactgaaattgagACGTGTCGTGTCTTATTAATTCTTTTGTCGTCATCCAATATTGTCTTTGTGTAGAAATTGTAAACTGCAATCTCTTCTTCTGTGCCAAGGCTGGTGTTCTCTGACCCCTGAAAGGCCCTTCAAATTTCAGTGTCTTGTCATATGATATGTAAAAACCCATGTACAGAATATCTCGTATACATGGACGCACTGCCAGTTTAATAGCAGACCTTCATTCTATGCCAAGGAGGTTCAAAAGTGACTTCATCTATAACACATTTTCCTTGCAGTCTTTTATCAATAACTGCGTGGGCGGGCCTTTTATGATATTCTGCTGAGAATTCACGAAtcatgaaagagaaaaaaattggaaattttcTCTGTGTAATTTCCTGACTGTCAATGCAGGTGATTTGGTCATCTTTTTCAGCCAATATTTGTCGGAGGGGTCAAGTCTAGATATTTGATAAACTACTGTATtgttattcattatttttttccccctCTCCGATATTTTTCAGCAAACTGGTTCCAATATTAAGGTGTATTCAGAATGCTGCCCCAACTCTACTGAAAGGGTTGTGCAGATGAACGGAAGACCGCAGGTCGTGGTGGAGTGCATTAACTCCATACTGAATCTCTTACATCAGGTAAAAAGAATATTGGTTGTTTAAGAtcatttgtgaaaatgtatcGTGGTCAATGACAGCAAGTTTTTCTCATGTTGTTCACAATCTCTCCTTTGTTAACTACCAGCCTGTTCTGAAAACAGATGAGTGACGTAGGGGAAGGTGTAcgtatttttgcattttacagTTCAGTTTCATACACTCTAAACTCAGGTCAgtgtaaaaaacaaaatgcagAGTCTTTATTATTCGTGTTTGTTTCTGGTCCTATAATCAATGATTAATTCACTCTCACTGCAATGAGcttttgtacaaatatttaaaaaaatgaagacTTTTTACTGACTATTCTTTGTGAGTTGATGCAAGCCCATTGTGTGTTCTGTAGAGGCAATAAATTATTTGTGTGAATATAACTGACTGTCATTTCTTCCTGAAATGATGTCACTGTTGCCATGTCATTACAATTTATACTGCACCTagctttttcattttgcttgCAGGACCGTACTTCCTAGTTTTTATTTACTGCAAGCAGAGTACTTATCCGTCTGTTCTGAGATGTTATATGCTTTCAATATTCTTTCAGACACCTATCAAAGGAGTCTCACAACTGTACGATCCCTTCTGCCACGACGAATATGAGTACGGTGGTTTCAGCGCTTATGATGACATGGGCAGAGGCAGTGGTGGACGTGGCGGACGTGGCCGTGGCGGTGGTGGGCCCAGGGGAAGAATGGGTCCACCACCGTCAAGAGGTGGGGGACCAAGAGGGGGAATGAGAGGAGGCCCCCCACCAAGAACCAGCCCAAGAGGGTTCAACAGAGGGGCCCCGATGATGCGAGGAGGCCGAGGAGGCTCTGGAGGTGGGGTTCGTGGACGCAGCAGTCTTGGAGGAGGTGGAGGCGGTGCAGGCTCATTCTCTTACGGGTAAGTTTGTTTATATCAACTTCCTGCCTTTTTAGGGTTTGTTTAATTTTACATGATTACCATATCAACGAAATATGTTTATGTGAGCTAGTTTCTTTAGTTATTCAATTCAACATTGACTATTCAGTAACTGCAGTGTACATGAAAAGACATCGTAAACCATTACATGAACACTTTTCTTCTCAGGTCTGGATTTAGCAGCCGAGATGAGTTTTGCAGTTCCCAGGGTTACAATCAAAACTTTGCTCAAGATCCGGTAAGTCTAATTGTTCATGGCTGTAAATTGTTCAGTAATATAGTATCTCATCAAATGCAACATGACCCATCATTCATCACAAAACATAGTATTATAAATGCAATTCATAGGCACAGTGGCAGTTTCACATCTTCATGGCACAATTAAAAGACTAAACAGTGACAAGGCTTGATTCTGTTTAAATGTCTGGTGCAGAAATACTACCATACTACCAACTTATGTTATATACAATCGTTTTgtaaccttttttttttttgttttttatatgaTGACATTGTTGTGTCATGGTTCTGGAACCAAACGTATCATTCAGGAAGCATAAAATATCAATGCATACATCAGATTCATTCCAAAAATGTCATTGTCTGTCTCTTGGAGGAAACAGAGCCCATCTTGGATGAATTGAATGTGTGTAATAGAATGTGTGTAATAGAAGGCAAAGTTTTAATACGATGATAGTGAAATCGGTGCTTGCTAAGATAAATTTCCATTAAACTGAGTTATCGATACGGTTAAGAAATCAAAGATTTGCTAGGAATATCAATCTCCCGGGTAATAAATGTATCTCTGATTTGTTTCAAACTTTTTCATAGTTTGATAATTTTACCCCTTGGAATTTGCctttcttttatgaatttttaatgattttattcCTTTACTAAGTGCCAAGTCACAAAAATTTTTGTAACAAATGGTTTAGCCACGTCAGTGGTAGAAAGTTCTGTGAAACGGCCTCATAATCTGGACATTGTgtttgatattaaaaacaaatattggAAGTTCTGCATAATTGCAGTATTTGAACACCTCATGGGTTTTAATATCACCAGGAAAGAAACTATTTGTTGACCAAAGCAATAACATTTTCTGTTTGGCGAGAATATTTTTAGGTGCAGCTAggtgaaaaattatgaaaaaaacctCCTACGCACTAAATTACTTTTGAGAAAGTGATGAACACCACCCATCAACAACCTTCCCTGAATCCAAATCagtaaataatttaaaaaattctgtCTGAATCATGTACATAGAGAATTTTCCTTCCGTTTGTTGCTAGTTTATGCCACCATTCTTTGAGATATTCAGTGTCTGTGATCCATCTTGATGTCCGTACATCCTTGAACTGTAATGCTTGTGGGCAAAGTTTTAATATCAAGAGCATCTTGACAGAGACAGAGCATCCGTCAGACTTTGGCTTCAGTAAACCATGTCTCAGCGATCACTGGTTTGTAATCTGTGCTCCGGTCCCTGATATCTGGTTTAGCAAGTGTGTTTTCTTTCTTATTGAAGTGAGTTTTTCTCGCTTCACAAGATCCTGTGTAGCCTTAAAAATGTCCATATCAAAGCCGTGACTAATTCAGCCGTTTCTCAAGTTATGGCGCTCTTCGGTGGCACAGATCCGGTGTTCATGAAGcaatcatttcattttcaaaattgattcCGCAATGATTGATGAAAGTAAATGAGTATGTTCTAGATTGAGTGTCTGCTTAGCAATCTCCAGAGATTTACAAAGCAGGGTGTGCGTTTCAGGGTTGATGTAAAGATAAAACACACTCTGTAGTACACACTcatgaaaaagacgaaacactgtTGGGGAGAGGGGGCAGGAATCCTCTCCATTCATCCATGAAGTTCATGGTTTATTCAGGGCATGTTTACCATTGGTGTGCTATAGCCAGTGGGAGCAATTTGCACGTTGTTTTAGGGCTGACAAATTCATTacatgcaatgttattgacaaaATACATAGAACGTGTAAGTCCACATGGACATCACGAGATTTCACTGTGCAAGACAATTTGATATAAATATGGGTTTTTCTGACCGTGTTGTGTTCTAGTCGGGAAGAAAGAAAGTGAACATTGAGGATTCCTATTGCAGTGCAACTCATGGAAAAAAATGCGAATAGTTTAGCGACATGaccttttcatgaaaaaatcatatcgTTCAAGTAGATGCCGACTCCGTCAATTATGGTAAATTTGGTGTGTGTTGACTGCCCCTTGGTGTGTAGAATTAGATATGGCATAGCAAAGTGCCCAATGTTGAGTTTTGAAACATGTCACATTTGTTCAACACAGGGAGAACAACAGTAATTGCCATGTATTCCAACCCTTTAATTTCTGTTGGACCACTCTCTATCTTACAACTATACACTGATTTCTCTTACCTTTCAGGTTGGTGGTTCAAATTTCAGTGATGTTTCAAGCTATGACAATGGTAAGCTTTTGACTCAGATTGCTGTCTTGTAGTGTTGTAGGACTATTGTTATGAGCTCCAGTGAAAGGCAGAAATattgtacaaaaaaaaatacatcgtCACATTTATGCGAATCTGTTTCAAAATTAATGACTTGTTGAGATTAGGTTTTTGGCAATAAATGTCTAGGTAGCTCTATAAATATTTGAAGTGTATACTCTAGAAAGAGGATGAAGGCAGAAAGTAAAATGACCCTTCCTGAAACTCATTTGTACATGAGAAATTCATTTATTATAGGGAATTCCCATGATtgcttgtattttatttatcattctTACTCAGCTAAGGTATTGTTATCACCTTGGCATGATtaaattttgtctttctgtgTGTGCTATCATACCCTGTCATACTTAGCGGTACCTAGTACAGAAAGCATGATCAGCCAGTATGTGTGACAGTGTGACTTTTGAACCTGAATGTGAGTGGAGCCAGAATGTCTATGGCTGTCTTTGGCTCCACTGCGTGTGTGTGTCATTTTATTGCGAAGAGTAGGTCATGTGACGCACGTATTTTCTCTTTGCATTCCAGACGGCATGGATCAATACAACAGTAACCAGTTTACCTCAACTCAAGTTACAATCCCAAAAGATGTaagtaccggtacatatatTACTCCTTTGAAAATTACCCGTGTAGATTTTAACTCATGGCTTAGCAAGctaaatgaacactgaaaaatGTCACCCTGTCGTAAATGCACCCATTCAGAGATCATATTAACCTTTCACCGTATTATTCCCCCCTCCTTCCATGTCATTCTGATATCAATACACACAGACAAAGATCTATAGTAATGTTTCCCCTATTAGACCCCACCCCAGCCTCCTCTCAGACTCTCCCTCACACATATGTGAATTAATAAAATCGTGAATATCAGTAGGGTAATAGGTCTCCAAAACTAATTAACATTGCTGTTTGATCATGGTTACTGATCTGCTTATTATTGATTTGTTGTTGTGCTCCTTTTTTCACCATTTGTCTTCTGAACTGAATCCGTGCAAACTTTCAGTCAAGTCTGATAGATTAAGCCGACTTTAGCCTCAAGCAGAATCTTCAGCCTTCGTCCTCAAATCCATTTCCCATCATTATTTATAATATCCTCTTCCAAgaaatgtttcatattttattcTGTCGCTCTGTCAATTGTGTGTTGGCGCATAGTcagtgttttgcccagagtgcgttcttgcgtcttttgacgcaaaattagCAACAATGTCCCGCAAAAATACTGGACATGGGTCACAGGGACGCACTAAAATCAGGGCTAGAATTGTAAGTCCAGTGTCCACAGAGAGACTACTTTTTTAGCTACCGAATTACATACTTGATAGTCCGTACAGTTATTGCATGGATGTAAAACCCCACATCCATGGTTATTGCTTCTCTATTGagacaatgaaacatttaaaatttcgtCTATTTTTTTCGTCACAATGTAAACGCTATTGGAAAATCAGTTAGTTTGTTACAGTTTACGATTCAGGGTTCATATGAGCAAGGCGATGTGCGTCCACTGAGCCCTGCAGCCTTGGGGACAGACTCAATACCTGAGGCCACGTACGATCCCGATAACCAGGCAATGATTTCGGAAGCGGAAGGCTTGTAAAAAGAACAACAAACTTTTCAtaaaaagcaaattttattgaccaccaactttgaatgaaacttttacttgtaaatacatgtatatgctagTACAGTGAAGCATGGAGTGAAGTAAggagaatcaaattttcagtCACTATACTAGCCCGGTAACATGGCATCAAACGGAATTGACTGTACGTGTATTTTGGTGTACTGGAAGCTCATGActtcacctaaaaatatcatcacccccacaattttgttgaaacactatatatccctgactttcaaagtagtaatttgccTTAAATTCTCCCAGAAGGAATCTCATACAACTCTCCGGTCGTCTGCAGGCCAGAGAGATcgaggtcaccatgctgaaattccttatatagtcaagaccccctagctcgattgtagcTGATCTTAACAAGAaccacctag
This is a stretch of genomic DNA from Ptychodera flava strain L36383 chromosome 21, AS_Pfla_20210202, whole genome shotgun sequence. It encodes these proteins:
- the LOC139121718 gene encoding heterogeneous nuclear ribonucleoprotein K-like isoform X1, whose protein sequence is MRMQSIGKGNKRPADDEVSGSGKRSRGDGGGPKVDLRILLQSKNAGAIIGKGGSNIKRLRTEYNATVTVPDCSGPERILTIAAKQDTVLECLLDIIPVLEEYQKFKDLNFDCELRMLVHQSQAGAIIGRAGFKIKELREQTGSNIKVYSECCPNSTERVVQMNGRPQVVVECINSILNLLHQTPIKGVSQLYDPFCHDEYEYGGFSAYDDMGRGSGGRGGRGRGGGGPRGRMGPPPSRGGGPRGGMRGGPPPRTSPRGFNRGAPMMRGGRGGSGGGVRGRSSLGGGGGGAGSFSYGSGFSSRDEFCSSQGYNQNFAQDPVGGSNFSDVSSYDNDGMDQYNSNQFTSTQVTIPKDLAGSIIGKGGSRIRQIRQDSAAKIKIDEPLPGSNDRIITITGSPDQIQNAQFLLQNSVSSAASGNTQGSFSRFSKW
- the LOC139121718 gene encoding heterogeneous nuclear ribonucleoprotein K-like isoform X2 gives rise to the protein MQDEGNKRPADDEVSGSGKRSRGDGGGPKVDLRILLQSKNAGAIIGKGGSNIKRLRTEYNATVTVPDCSGPERILTIAAKQDTVLECLLDIIPVLEEYQKFKDLNFDCELRMLVHQSQAGAIIGRAGFKIKELREQTGSNIKVYSECCPNSTERVVQMNGRPQVVVECINSILNLLHQTPIKGVSQLYDPFCHDEYEYGGFSAYDDMGRGSGGRGGRGRGGGGPRGRMGPPPSRGGGPRGGMRGGPPPRTSPRGFNRGAPMMRGGRGGSGGGVRGRSSLGGGGGGAGSFSYGSGFSSRDEFCSSQGYNQNFAQDPVGGSNFSDVSSYDNDGMDQYNSNQFTSTQVTIPKDLAGSIIGKGGSRIRQIRQDSAAKIKIDEPLPGSNDRIITITGSPDQIQNAQFLLQNSVSSAASGNTQGSFSRFSKW
- the LOC139121718 gene encoding heterogeneous nuclear ribonucleoprotein K-like isoform X4, whose amino-acid sequence is MQDEGNKRPADDEVSGSGKRSRGDGGGPKVDLRILLQSKNAGAIIGKGGSNIKRLRTEYNATVTVPDCSGPERILTIAAKQDTVLECLLDIIPVLEEYQKFKDLNFDCELRMLVHQSQAGAIIGRAGFKIKELREQTGSNIKVYSECCPNSTERVVQMNGRPQVVVECINSILNLLHQTPIKGVSQLYDPFCHDEYEYGGFSAYDDMGRGSGGRGGRGRGGGGPRGRMGPPPSRGGGPRGGMRGGPPPRTSPRGFNRGAPMMRGGRGGSGGGVRGRSSLGGGGGGAGSFSYGSGFSSRDEFCSSQGYNQNFAQDPVGGSNFSDVSSYDNDGMDQYNSNQFTSTQVTIPKDLAGSIIGKGGSRIRQIRQDSAAKIKIDEPLPGSNDRIITITGSPDQIQNAQFLLQNSVREHSGKLF
- the LOC139121718 gene encoding heterogeneous nuclear ribonucleoprotein K-like isoform X3; its protein translation is MRMQSIGKGNKRPADDEVSGSGKRSRGDGGGPKVDLRILLQSKNAGAIIGKGGSNIKRLRTEYNATVTVPDCSGPERILTIAAKQDTVLECLLDIIPVLEEYQKFKDLNFDCELRMLVHQSQAGAIIGRAGFKIKELREQTGSNIKVYSECCPNSTERVVQMNGRPQVVVECINSILNLLHQTPIKGVSQLYDPFCHDEYEYGGFSAYDDMGRGSGGRGGRGRGGGGPRGRMGPPPSRGGGPRGGMRGGPPPRTSPRGFNRGAPMMRGGRGGSGGGVRGRSSLGGGGGGAGSFSYGSGFSSRDEFCSSQGYNQNFAQDPVGGSNFSDVSSYDNDGMDQYNSNQFTSTQVTIPKDLAGSIIGKGGSRIRQIRQDSAAKIKIDEPLPGSNDRIITITGSPDQIQNAQFLLQNSVREHSGKLF